In Aegilops tauschii subsp. strangulata cultivar AL8/78 chromosome 3, Aet v6.0, whole genome shotgun sequence, one genomic interval encodes:
- the LOC109735733 gene encoding protein CYSTEINE-RICH TRANSMEMBRANE MODULE 12, producing the protein MENNRSNQQAPPPPPGYPTAAAEQDQVGGKKGRRASTKSRGEKGFIEGCLAALCCCWICEMCCD; encoded by the exons ATGGAGAACAACAGGAGCAACCAGCAggctcctccaccaccgccaG GGTACCCGACGGCGGCTGCGGAGCAGGACCAGGTCGGCGGGAAGAAGGGGCGCCGGGCGAGCACCAAATCCAGGGGCGAGAAGGGCTTCATCGAGGGATG CCTCGCCGCACTGTGCTGCTGCTGGATCTGCGAGATGTGCTGCGACTAA